The following coding sequences lie in one Homalodisca vitripennis isolate AUS2020 chromosome X, UT_GWSS_2.1, whole genome shotgun sequence genomic window:
- the LOC124369089 gene encoding dynein light chain 1, cytoplasmic encodes MSDRKAVIKNADMSEEMQQDAVDCATQALEKYNIEKDIAAYIKKEFDKKYNPTWHCIVGRNFGSYVTHETRHFIYFYLGQVAILLFKSG; translated from the exons ATGTCGGACCGAAAAGCTGTCATAAAAAATGCTGATATGTCAGAAGAAATGCAGCAAGACGCTGTAGATTGTGCAACTCAAGCATtggaaaaatacaatattgaaaag GACATAGCTGCATATATAAAGAAAGAGTTTGACAAGAAATATAATCCCACATGGCATTGCATTGTTGGACGCAACTTTGGAAGCTACGTCACACATGAGACAAGACACTTCATATATTTCTACTTAGGACAGGTTGCTATTCTACTGTTTAAGAGTGGTTAA